The sequence GACGCGGCAGCCAATATCAAGCTGCCGAGAAGAACCGAAAATCCTTTCACGCTGTAGCTCCGTCGACGTAATGCATTTTGGGGATGTTCATTCGAAGGCAATGCCGCGCACCGCTTTCTTGATTTGTTCGAATCCTTCGTTGCTGATCGCCAACGGGGCGGATGAACCTGATTCCGCCGAGCCGATCAGCACAGCTTTACCTCGCAGCAAGCAAAAAGCGATGCGGGTAATGTGCCGTCGTGATTTGTCGTGGAAACCGAAGATGAAACCCGAAGAACTCTCCCCGCCCCATTGTTCGAAGTTGTAGGTGTTCGCACGACCCGCCAGAGAGTTGGGCACCCAGCCCTGATCGGTACGAGTCGCCGGACACCTGGGGTCGTTGTCGTCACGCAGGACTTGCACCGCAAACACATCGTCTACCGGGGGTTTCCAGTCGGTGAGAAGCGAAAAGTACTCCAAGTTTTCACACATCAAACCAAACCACGGCTGGCTGAGGTCACCGTGTTTCTCGAAGTGCCAGTCGGCACCACTCGACGTCTGCGCTTGCCACAAGCTGGGGGCGCTTGACGGTTTGGGCAGTTGTTTGGCTGCGATAAATACCGAATAGAAATCGTCGAACTTCAGCCATTGGTTCTGCAGCAGCGGCATTGAGAACCGACACGAACCCATGTCTACAATTGTCTCGGTCGGGCCTTGCGCAACCGGCGACTGGCCGGGCTCGTTACCGACCAATACAGGACCTGCGCCAGTCACATAACCCACCTGTAAAAACGCGACCAGACCAAAGATCAATTCGCGGAGGTATCGTAGTTTCACTTCGTATCCTTCGAATTCATCAGTTCCAACTCACCATCCCGATACAACACCTCACACCCCACCCACGCCGGATCCACCTGCGGCATCACCGCCGACGGCTTGCGCAATTCGCGCAACAGAGTCGAGCCATGCGACAACCGCCCACCCATCCGGGCAATCACCGCCCGCGCCGCTTGATAGTGGGCATGCCGCCCCGGATCGAGGGTGTCTTCGAGCAGGATGTCGGCGCCGAGGACGCCTTGCACCTGCCCCGGATAAATCATAAACCCGGTCGCCTGCTCGGCACCTTCGCGACCGTCCTGCCAGAAGCTGCCGTCACGGGTGCGCACATCGGGGTGCGGTGCAAACCAATGTTCGCGATCCGCCAACGGCATGGCGTGGTGCAGGCGGAAGAAGATGCGCATGAGGTTGTCGCGGTACCACTCGCGCACTTGCAGGTAGTAGCCGCGCAGGCCCGGCAGGCCGCTCGAATGGGCGAGGCGGATCAGAGCTGGCCATTGCGGGAATGGCTGCAGCGGCAGATCGCTCGACGCGGACCGAGGCGTAGCAGGATCGGTTTCCCACGGCAATCGATGTGGACTGTTTTCTAGATTGTCGTAAGCGGTCGGCGGACGGCCCAACTTGTCGCCGCCACTGCTGGCCAACGCTGTGGCGATACACAGATTGCCTTGCACCACGAACACGTAAAACCGGGTGAACCAGTCCGCGAGTTGTTGGCCATCGGCAGCTTGGGCGACGAGTTCGGCCAGTTCCCGATCGAAGCGCTGCAAGCCGTTTTCAAGATTCAGCAAATGGCCGCGAGCCTTGCGTTGCATACGCAAAAACAGCGGCAACGAACGCAGCATCTTCAGCGGATGCCACGGCAGATGCGGCGTCGCGCCGCCGACTTCACCGGCGTAGTTCGCGGCGCTGATGCCCCAGTCGGCCAGCCGGGCAAGAAACAGATCATTGTTGATATAGGACGCGCCGCCGAACACGGCGGTGAACGGCTCGTTGTCCTGCAACACCCGCGCATCCCAACGCGCCATGATCGCCGGGATACTCGCGGCTGCGCGGCGCTGGGCGTACTCCACCAGTACGCTCGGTTGCGGCGGCAGGATCTCGGCAATATTGGCGGCAGTCAGGTGGCGGCGCCAGCCGTAGTCGCTGATCGGCCGGTATTGCAGCAGCCAAAGTTGCGAGCCATCCCAGGCCCACTCGACATCGCCGGGCACGTAGTGGAACACGCGCAACACGTCTTGCAGAAAGCGCCAGAGCAGGTCTTCGGTCAAACCGTGGGACGGCGTGAACGTGCCGCTGCGCCAGGCATCGCCGAGCCGCGAAAGCGTTGCCCGTGAGGGGCTGACGTGACCGTCGGCGAGCGATTCTAGATGGCCTTCAACCCACTCCAGTTCTACCGAGAGATGGCGCACGAAAGCGATCCCGGACACTACCGGGGTGATGAAGCGCTGCACCACCACTTCCTCGACGCCTTCGGCCGTCAGTTCGGCGATGCGTTTCGGCACGTTGGCGGTCGGCTCGCGCAGATAGGTTGTGCTCAATCCGGCATTCGCCGAATCGGCCTGATCTTCGCCATAACTGGAGGAGCGCACCGCCCAGGTCACATCAGGTTGGGCGGCGAGAAATGCCGGCAGACGCGGATCGCTGCAATCGTTGAGCGTCAACGCCGCCGGCACCGCTTGCCGCGCCAGTTCGGCCAAGCGCAAACGACCGCCCTTGGTGTGCGCGACAAACCCGCGCTCGCCCGACTCCAGCCAGTGCGCGAACTGCGCGGGCGAGTCGATCCACGGGTAATGACCCCAACCGGGTTTGAGGCTGATGGTCAGATCGGCGCGGGCGAGAATCGCCGACCACGCTGCCGCTTGCTCGATGCCGAGCACGGCGTCCTGATCGCCCCAGACCAGCTCGACCGGATCGGTGATCCACTCCAGCAGAGGCAACGCAGTATCAGCGCGGATCAAGTCCCAATGCGGCACAAACGCCCGGCAACGCGCATAACCGGCGCCCATGCGCTGGTACTGTGCGGGCGTCCAGGTCTGGTTGGAAAACTTACGCGCGAACAGCGTCGGTTTGTTCGCCAGCAGCCAGTGAATGGTCTTGCGGATTGGCAGCGGCGACATCAATGCCGGCAAGCGACGCTGCCACAAAAATGCCCCAACCGGCGCCAACAGAACACTGCGCGAAAAGTGCCCGGGCCGACGTTGCAACGCATGCAACACCAGCAACGCATTGACCCCGACCGCCATGATCGCGCTGCCCTGCTGCGTCATCGCCAGCAAGGTCTGCGCGTAGTCCGCCAGATCCTCGCAAGGCGGCTGCGGATTCGCGCCGAAGCCCGGCAACTCCAGCGGCACCACGTCGTAGCGCTGGAAGTGTGGCAGCGCGTCGTCCCACCAATCGGCAGCGCTACCGTTGCCGGCCAGCAGGTACATCAACGGCTTGCTCATGAGCGATCCTCAGGTCAGATCGCGCAGAGCGGCGTCGAGGGTTGGAAAGCGGAATGTGTAGCCAGCCTCGGTCAAACGCTGCGGCACCACGCGCTGACCGTCGAAGAACAACTCCGCCATCTCCCCGGCCAATGCACGTACTGGCGCGGCGGGAATGTTGAACCACACCGGGCGCTTGAGGACTTTGCCGGCATGGGCGGCGAACGCGGCCTGACTGACCGTTTCGGGCGCGACCATGTTGTAGGTGCCACGCATAGTGTCGTCGTTGAAAGCCCGCGCGATCACCTGAAGCACATCGTCGCGGTGCACCCAGCTCATGATCTGCTGACCGTCACCCATGCGCCCGCCGAAGCCCAGACGAAACGGCAGCAGCAACGGCGTCAGCGCACCGCCCGGGCCGAACACCACGCCGAGGCGCACCACCACCTGACGCACGCCAAACTCGGTGGCCGGTTGCGCGGCGGCTTCCCAACGCGCGCAGAGTTCGGCCATGAAACCGTCGCCCTTGTTGGCGTGTTCGTCGAGGTTTTCGCTGGCGTCGCGCACGCCGTAGAAGCCGATGGCCGAGGCTTGAATCCATAGGGTGGGTTTGTGCTTGGTGTTCTTCAGCCAGGTCATCAGCGCTTCGGTGGTGCCGACTCGACTGGCGAGCAATTGCGCCTGACGTTTGGGAGTCCAGCGTGGGCCGGCGACGGGGGCGCCGGCGAGATTGATCACTACGTCGAAGGCTTCGTCGTGGCTGAGTTCGTTGAGTGAATGCACACAGCGGACGCGGCCGTTGAATAGATTGGCCGCGCTCAATGGATCGCGCGTTAGAACGCTGACCGAATGGCCTGAGTCGAGCAGTTGGTTGACCAAGGCTTCACCGATAAACCCGGTGCCGCCGGTGATCAGCACTCGCTTGTAGGCGCCATCGGCAAACGGGTTGGATTGGCTCAGTGCCTTTACTGAAGGGGATTTTCGGCGGTCATACCGATACAACCAGAACAGCGGCGGCAACAACACCAGCAACGCAAAACCGTCGAGCCACAGGTGCGACCAGACCTGCTGTTGCGCTGAAAGCCACATGTCCTGCGGCGCCCATAACAGGATGCCGGCGATCAACCATCCCCACACCATCGGCGCTTTCGAGCGATTGCCGATGTGCACCAGCGCAAGCATGTACAACGAATAACTTTGCAGCGTCGCGCCGAACAGCGCGAGCCACCAGACTTGTTGTTCGTGGCCGGCGACGGGCACCGGGTCTGCGCCCCAGAATGCGAGTTCGAGAACTTGAAGATAGCCGTCGAGTAAACCGGAATGCCCGGCCCAGGTCAGGGTGAGACCGGCGAGAATGTGCACGACTGCGGCGGCGTATAGCCAGAGCACTAACGCGGGGCGAAGGGAGTTCGAGGGGGCTGGCATTCCGTGTCCTGAGCGCATTCCTTGGGGGTGGGGAGTTTAAAGGAAAATCGCGGTCGTCAGATGCTCAAGTATTAAACGTTTAAGCGTGAGTGATTCAGGCAAAACTCCTACAAAACCGCCTCAAACATGCCCTCGAAATTCAGATGCAGTGACTGGCCTTGATCGGTGCTGCGCCTGACGATCCCAATCGTCCCACGTTGAAGATGCCCAACTGATTACCTTTGTCAGCCGCCATCTGATAACAGGCTAACGCCCGGGACATATCCTTCGTTCCAAACTCGCCACCTTCAAAGGTCGAGGCCAGATAATTCATCGCATCAGCGGAGCCCATGGAAATAGCACGAATAACCTGCTCTTTTGCCTGCTCGGGATGGAGGCAAGTGCCGTTATAGTCGGTCGAGTTTCCTGAACAAAGAAACGTGGCATAGGCCAACGCGCCACTCGGTATTTTCGAGGCCGCTTTGAACAGCGCCTCAACCTTAGGGGTTTCCAACTGAGACGCCATTTGCGAAAGGCTTAGGCTTGCCGCCGACAGGCTCGCCTGTGCGTCACCCGACTCTGCAGCACAGACAAAATTTTCCAGGGACGCTTCAATCAACTCCACCGTCAGCGGGTATTGCTCAAGAAACCCAAGCCCACCTAACGCTTCGGCACGTTGATAACAGAAGTTCTCGGCGCGGCTCATTCCCGGGTTATCTGTTGCGACAAGATCCTTCTCACTGATCGACCAATCCTCAATCCCCTCAAGCACCCAGCACGCCTGACGAGAGAAGTTGAAGATTTTCACATTGCTGTTACCCGCCCGTTTATCCACAACGTTGACGTGACTGTCATCGACCTCTTCGATCTCGACTCCAGGTGTCTTGCCGGGTGTGATGGCGGCCATCAGCGGATAGGTGAACGTTGTTCCACTGACACCCGAGGTCGAAGGCTCAAAGGTACTACGTTCCTTTCCCGCCACCGGCTTCAACACCAGCGACTTGACCGTCATTGCAGTGAGACGGCGTTGTGATTCGCTGTTGGCGGAAAACGCAGTCAGGAAAGGCGCGAACTCCTCCGAGGGGCAAGCGTCGCTGGTGGGAGCCGTCGAAGCGCTCTTATCGGATGCAAGCGCAGGGACAATCTTGTCCAGATACGCCGAGCGCTCGCGACTCATTCTAGCGATGCACGAGTTAACGGCGAACACATGCGCCGGCATCCCCGTCTCGATCTCGAACGCCTCCAACGGGCAGTTCGCATCGCGCAATTTCAACCACGCACGTTGCGACTCTTTGACCTTCGCTGCGTACTCCGCGCCCAACGCCGGATCTGTTCGATAGTCAGATTCAAGCCGCGTCATCAACTGCTTGTAGCTGACATTCAACTGCACATCGGCAGCCTTCTTCGCCGCCTCCGAACAGGGCACCATTTCCAGGCTTGAGGTGACATGGCTGCAGTCATCCTGCGCATAGGCCGCTGAAAATGGCAGTAGCACGGCCAGCAGGGTAAAAACAAAACGTTTCACGGGGTTCTTCCTTGAGTCATTCAGGTTTTGCGTTTGGTGAATCGGGTGATGCATTGCTTGGATATGTTCATTTCCCAGTAGGTGCTGAGCAACGCTTTACGCTTTTTGTCGACGCCCAGGTTAACAAAGCCATCGCCGCAGTCCGGTTGCAACTCTTCGAACGTGCCGGTTTTGGCTTGGTAAACGAATACCCGGTAGTAGTAGTAAGTGCCCATGCCGTCATCCAGCTGCCAGATCGCGAAATCTTGGGCGCCGTCGAAATTGAAATCATCGAACTGCACATGGAGTTCGTTTACGGCTTCAAAATCGATTGTCCGAGACTCGCTGTGCGTTTCGCCTTTAACCGCGATGTTCAGCTTGGCGCCTTCGAGAACCAGCGTCGCGTCGACGCCTTTGGTTGGGCTGAACGTGGTGGTTTCGGCCAACGCCGGGATCGTCCACATCAGGCCGAGCAGCGATACCGCTAGAGTTTTGAATTGCATGTGCTCGCTCTACTCCCACTTGCATCCGGACTCCAGAGAGGAGTCGATGCTGGTGCTGATTCCGAAGCTATAAGCCTTACCGTTGGACTGCTTTGTGTAAGACATCGAGACGATCTGCGAGCCTTGTGTCATCAACTCATAGCTACCCGTGACCTTGCCGTTGACGACTTCAGACCAGGTTCTGGTGTGCTGCCAAGGAGCATCCGGGTCGAGGATTTCGTTTTCTGAATCCGTCAGCACAATGGAAATGGGTTCACTGGACTTGGCGTACTTGACGAAGCCGCCCGACCATTTGCTGGCTTCGTCGTAATAAGTGCGGAGTTCGAACTTTACCGGACTGGATTGCGAGAGTTCGAAGCAGAGTGATTCGGTAGTGACTGCGCTGTGCGCCATCAACGGGAAGAGGCTGACCAGCAGAAGAAGTACTTTTTTCATGTTCATTTCCTTATGAGAGTCGGGTTCACTGCTGTTCCACTCCCGACTTTCTCCACAAAAAACCTGTCATCGGTAGGCGTCGGTTACGTGGATAAGCCGTTGTTGTCAGAAAGATCCTCACTGTGTCGCAACCACTTAAACAGAAGTCACGATCTTTCGATCTACTGCTAAACGGATGTCATGTTCGTCGGACATTTCCCGCAAGACGCCGAGCCATCCATGAACTATCCGACCTTCCCATTCGCCGCTAACCTTGATTTGTCGCCGCAAAAAACGGTGACACGGACGTGCAAGTCCGGGTAAAAGACGACGCGCAACGTCATTGGTCGCTGATCGGGCATATCCCTGCACGCGTTACCGACTGTATGGCGGCTGTGCGTGGGAGATCCTTCTTTCGAGAGCGATCTGCCGGGTCCGTCTGCCCGGTCTTGCACACCTGCGCACAGCTGCCACCTTATTTGCGTGCAAGCGAACGGTGGTGGCTCCTCATATACAGACGGAGATACATCCATGTTCAAAGTGACGCCCAACCCGCCAGACAACACTGGCACCCCCGCCGAAGAATCCCTCAACACTGCAACGCTCGACAAAGAAGCCGCCGACCGTGCCTTCGCCCATTACTTCCCACCTACCAACGACAAACCATCCAAACGCCGTAAAGGCAGACTCTTCACCATCTCAACCGGCATTGATCCGGAAGCCCTCTTGGCCAATGCCTCCGAAGACATGCTGTCCATCAGCGCCATCGCCGCCAAACTAGCGGACGATGTCGATGGATCGAACCGCTCCGTAGCGTTGGCCCTTAGCCGAATTGCAGATGGCGCACAGCTTATGGTCGAGCGTGCGCTGGATCATCTGGAAGAATTGATAGCGGCGAGGCAAGAAGCAAAAACGTAAGCGGCACGAGGGGGCGGATTGAGAACCAACTGAAAGTCCGCCCCGCTTTCCATCGGTTTAAAGGCTTTCACTCATACCCACGCATTCTTTCGCATCGGCAAGAACCTTGCGTTCACCGTAGTTAAAAACGCAAACCGGCTTTCTGAAACTACCTTGCATTTTCTGGCACGCACCACCGCTTTTTTCTTTGAAAACACATTGTTCATCAGAAACTATCAACTCCTTGCCTGGCATCAAGGTCAAAACTTCATGACCTTCTATACGGTAAATGCTCTCGTATATTGAGCCACCTGACTGCTGAATATCTTTAAAACTTCCATCCTGCAACTCAGAAGCGCCTGCGGGAATAGATCCAATATAGTGAGCCATCCCTTCTTTAGCTGAAGCAGAAAAAATCATGACCTGAGCGTTAAGTCCCATTTCATCACTGGCTGGATAAGAAAATATAAAAGGTGCACCGTATTCAGCTGGCACCGCTCTATAGACATACTCAGACCGACAGCCGCGATCAGAACCCTCAAGGGTAAAAACTTCTTCTTTGACAGAAAGCACCAATTTTACTGCTTCGCTAGAGCCCACCTCTTTGCACAGTAGCTTATGCTCTATTGATGCGGACCTTGCTGCACCGATATATAAAAATAGCAAAAGCATCAGGAGTCTAACCATTTGCATATATCTCAAAAAAATTAACTGTAGCGAAACATCGAAAGAGGCCACCCGGGTACAGGCCACGTCTTTTCTGATGACTAATAAAACGTAGCCTGCCCCCAACTTAACTTTCTACTTGCTCGTATCATTTGCAGTTTCCTCGAGATTTCGCCGACTGTGGAATACGTCCACCTTTTCCGTTCTTTGTCATTTTAGCGATGTATTCTTTGTAAAGCGTACATGCGTCGGACTTCATTCCTATATCCCAATAGGCATCTGCTAAATTCAACGTCGCAACGACTCTCTCCGGGAATTTTTTATGTATCTCCTTCAAAAGCAAAGCAGCTAAGACGTTATTCTGGTTACGAGATAAATAATAGGCATAATCATTCAAAGGCCCGACATTATCATCGGAGATGATCAAAGTAAGCTCATACACAAATTCTTGGGGAATATTCCTTCTTACTTTATTCCCGCCACCATCAACTCCAAAAAACAATTGTCCTTTTTCACCCTGATGGAGATTATCAGCTATATATTTAAAGTCTTTTCTGATTTCTACAAGCTTGGCTTCATCACTCAAAAAGCCAAAGTTAGGCCCGCTCTCGGAAAACTGAGAAAACAGAGTACAACATACTACACGCTGGACATTAAATTGCTGCGGAAATAATTCATCAATCGGAGCCTTTTCACCACCCAAGGTATATTTCTCATCCCTACTAGGTTCAACCCATGTAGATTTTTTATAGAGCACCCAATCTTTCTGCGCAGAGCTCCATCTAAAACTATACTGCGTAAGATCAGTATTACGAGTATAAAAATCCAGCAACAACGAGAATTCGCCTGGGAGATAACCTACTGACAGCCCACCATCTCCAAGTTCAAAATCCCCCGAAACTGACTTGTCGCTCCCGCCTATATCGATAGTGATTCGCGAAACTGTACCGTCATCCTCGAGCGGGCTAACACTATACGAATCGCAGACTCCACCCCCGTTTAAATCAACCCCGTAACTACAGTTCGCATTGACCACTGACGCCATAACCGCGAACACAAAAAAAGCTACCACCCTCATCCTAAGTTCCCTTAAGTGCAAAGTGAAGTGCTTCGGCTTGGTATAACTACTGAAAATAAATGGGACAGTCTACATTCTGATAATTACTAAAACGTAGTCTGTCCACATTTTCACCTAAATGCAGACCGCCGCACTCTCACCATCTCCCTACTGCATTATGGGAGTCATCCATCTAATGACTTCAATAGCGCATTCAACTCTGTTATGTCCTCATTATAAAAACTATTACACTGAGCGACGATTGCTGCATCTTTTTTGTTTATTCTTTTAAGCGTACTACACACAAATAAAAAACCTTCACCACCCTGAACTCCTTCATACTCAACTACTTTCATATCCAGGACTTTCCAACCACTCCCTGCAAGCTTAATTTTCGCTGATTCCGGAGCGTCTGAAATGTGTTCTATCCCTTCCGGATCAGGAAGTTCAATCAGACCATTGTAAGAACCAGCAGATTGCAGATCATTTTTTTTTAGCGCCGCTTCAGGGTTCACTCCAATCACTAAAACAGTAGGAATCTTGTCGAAGGAATTAGCGTTAGCAGATAAATTAGTAGGACTTAAACTCACAACCAACTCCTTATCATATTTAGCACAGCTTGAAACTACAAAATTCGACCC comes from Pseudomonas sp. RU47 and encodes:
- a CDS encoding alpha/beta hydrolase codes for the protein MSKPLMYLLAGNGSAADWWDDALPHFQRYDVVPLELPGFGANPQPPCEDLADYAQTLLAMTQQGSAIMAVGVNALLVLHALQRRPGHFSRSVLLAPVGAFLWQRRLPALMSPLPIRKTIHWLLANKPTLFARKFSNQTWTPAQYQRMGAGYARCRAFVPHWDLIRADTALPLLEWITDPVELVWGDQDAVLGIEQAAAWSAILARADLTISLKPGWGHYPWIDSPAQFAHWLESGERGFVAHTKGGRLRLAELARQAVPAALTLNDCSDPRLPAFLAAQPDVTWAVRSSSYGEDQADSANAGLSTTYLREPTANVPKRIAELTAEGVEEVVVQRFITPVVSGIAFVRHLSVELEWVEGHLESLADGHVSPSRATLSRLGDAWRSGTFTPSHGLTEDLLWRFLQDVLRVFHYVPGDVEWAWDGSQLWLLQYRPISDYGWRRHLTAANIAEILPPQPSVLVEYAQRRAAASIPAIMARWDARVLQDNEPFTAVFGGASYINNDLFLARLADWGISAANYAGEVGGATPHLPWHPLKMLRSLPLFLRMQRKARGHLLNLENGLQRFDRELAELVAQAADGQQLADWFTRFYVFVVQGNLCIATALASSGGDKLGRPPTAYDNLENSPHRLPWETDPATPRSASSDLPLQPFPQWPALIRLAHSSGLPGLRGYYLQVREWYRDNLMRIFFRLHHAMPLADREHWFAPHPDVRTRDGSFWQDGREGAEQATGFMIYPGQVQGVLGADILLEDTLDPGRHAHYQAARAVIARMGGRLSHGSTLLRELRKPSAVMPQVDPAWVGCEVLYRDGELELMNSKDTK
- a CDS encoding DUF6124 family protein, with the translated sequence MFKVTPNPPDNTGTPAEESLNTATLDKEAADRAFAHYFPPTNDKPSKRRKGRLFTISTGIDPEALLANASEDMLSISAIAAKLADDVDGSNRSVALALSRIADGAQLMVERALDHLEELIAARQEAKT
- a CDS encoding XAC2610-related protein, whose amino-acid sequence is MQFKTLAVSLLGLMWTIPALAETTTFSPTKGVDATLVLEGAKLNIAVKGETHSESRTIDFEAVNELHVQFDDFNFDGAQDFAIWQLDDGMGTYYYYRVFVYQAKTGTFEELQPDCGDGFVNLGVDKKRKALLSTYWEMNISKQCITRFTKRKT
- a CDS encoding tetratricopeptide repeat protein, which produces MRVVAFFVFAVMASVVNANCSYGVDLNGGGVCDSYSVSPLEDDGTVSRITIDIGGSDKSVSGDFELGDGGLSVGYLPGEFSLLLDFYTRNTDLTQYSFRWSSAQKDWVLYKKSTWVEPSRDEKYTLGGEKAPIDELFPQQFNVQRVVCCTLFSQFSESGPNFGFLSDEAKLVEIRKDFKYIADNLHQGEKGQLFFGVDGGGNKVRRNIPQEFVYELTLIISDDNVGPLNDYAYYLSRNQNNVLAALLLKEIHKKFPERVVATLNLADAYWDIGMKSDACTLYKEYIAKMTKNGKGGRIPQSAKSRGNCK
- a CDS encoding lysozyme inhibitor LprI family protein, which translates into the protein MKRFVFTLLAVLLPFSAAYAQDDCSHVTSSLEMVPCSEAAKKAADVQLNVSYKQLMTRLESDYRTDPALGAEYAAKVKESQRAWLKLRDANCPLEAFEIETGMPAHVFAVNSCIARMSRERSAYLDKIVPALASDKSASTAPTSDACPSEEFAPFLTAFSANSESQRRLTAMTVKSLVLKPVAGKERSTFEPSTSGVSGTTFTYPLMAAITPGKTPGVEIEEVDDSHVNVVDKRAGNSNVKIFNFSRQACWVLEGIEDWSISEKDLVATDNPGMSRAENFCYQRAEALGGLGFLEQYPLTVELIEASLENFVCAAESGDAQASLSAASLSLSQMASQLETPKVEALFKAASKIPSGALAYATFLCSGNSTDYNGTCLHPEQAKEQVIRAISMGSADAMNYLASTFEGGEFGTKDMSRALACYQMAADKGNQLGIFNVGRLGSSGAAPIKASHCI
- a CDS encoding TIGR01777 family oxidoreductase; its protein translation is MPAPSNSLRPALVLWLYAAAVVHILAGLTLTWAGHSGLLDGYLQVLELAFWGADPVPVAGHEQQVWWLALFGATLQSYSLYMLALVHIGNRSKAPMVWGWLIAGILLWAPQDMWLSAQQQVWSHLWLDGFALLVLLPPLFWLYRYDRRKSPSVKALSQSNPFADGAYKRVLITGGTGFIGEALVNQLLDSGHSVSVLTRDPLSAANLFNGRVRCVHSLNELSHDEAFDVVINLAGAPVAGPRWTPKRQAQLLASRVGTTEALMTWLKNTKHKPTLWIQASAIGFYGVRDASENLDEHANKGDGFMAELCARWEAAAQPATEFGVRQVVVRLGVVFGPGGALTPLLLPFRLGFGGRMGDGQQIMSWVHRDDVLQVIARAFNDDTMRGTYNMVAPETVSQAAFAAHAGKVLKRPVWFNIPAAPVRALAGEMAELFFDGQRVVPQRLTEAGYTFRFPTLDAALRDLT